From Methanomassiliicoccales archaeon LGM-RCC1, one genomic window encodes:
- a CDS encoding carboxypeptidase-like regulatory domain-containing protein — protein MIGSTNAGSAIKTTLVVTVTDSSSSGYQTGRTVTITNGTNTQTGTTDSSGQVTFNLKSIGTYTISSDAPSGATASTATVVAEIGGSYTASITISVTSITVTVTDASSSGYQSGRTISATNGTETVTGTTDSSGQVTLHLTGSGSYTVTCTDVPSGGSANTVTVSVSVGGSYSAAITLTFAWIFSMTFNATTFQTDPTGCLVYGDDLVGKTPIANANTSLGRASNYTSSFWCWSDDGTSSNPLLKDCFFATFNSSGVLHEKLNPNDLTKKIATWNNSTKVWESASGSSSITSEDTMFCIPTVYSARSSSKLLLSDDSSKGTAYAHTIGGHVYDYLAIGVYLSSDDGSKCWSKSGVQAKGSQTRANFRSHSTAKTVSGGYAMVWNYHQWALMRDLVLFTIKSFDGQRKIGQGGHSYSTRTPGGCNTISPIAGDVSGTSNHVMCYIENMWGCQYQFIDDFYGNSGTYYVGQNAVPTDNTSNKTSITGFAAQGFATGILTGDISWGLGTNSSGDNSKGLCDYQYYSTSSDRLGGVGGVSGYVSDGYAGPSYLSAADALSYSYGSFGARLAFVFDL, from the coding sequence ATGATAGGATCAACCAATGCGGGAAGCGCAATCAAGACCACTCTCGTGGTAACAGTGACGGATTCGTCCTCCTCCGGCTATCAGACAGGCAGGACAGTCACCATAACGAACGGAACGAACACACAAACGGGAACGACCGACTCCAGCGGGCAGGTCACATTCAACCTCAAGAGCATCGGGACATATACAATATCATCCGATGCACCATCGGGAGCGACCGCGTCTACCGCTACGGTGGTGGCCGAAATCGGAGGCTCCTACACTGCAAGCATCACGATCTCGGTCACGTCCATTACGGTTACGGTCACAGATGCGTCGTCTTCGGGCTATCAGTCCGGTAGGACGATCTCCGCAACCAATGGCACGGAGACGGTCACGGGAACGACCGACTCCAGCGGGCAGGTGACTTTGCACCTTACTGGTTCTGGAAGTTACACTGTGACGTGCACAGACGTTCCGTCAGGAGGAAGCGCAAACACAGTGACCGTATCGGTATCTGTTGGAGGATCATATTCCGCAGCCATTACATTGACCTTTGCATGGATTTTCAGCATGACATTCAATGCGACAACCTTCCAGACGGACCCTACGGGATGTCTGGTTTATGGCGATGACCTCGTCGGCAAGACTCCGATAGCGAATGCCAATACATCCCTTGGCAGAGCGAGCAACTATACATCCTCATTCTGGTGCTGGAGTGATGACGGAACATCATCGAATCCTCTCCTAAAGGACTGCTTCTTTGCAACATTCAATTCCAGCGGAGTCCTCCACGAGAAGCTGAATCCTAATGACCTGACCAAGAAGATTGCGACATGGAACAATTCGACGAAGGTGTGGGAGAGTGCTTCCGGTTCATCATCCATCACATCGGAGGACACAATGTTCTGCATCCCGACAGTCTATTCGGCCAGATCATCATCCAAGCTCCTGCTCTCTGACGATTCATCCAAGGGGACTGCTTATGCTCACACCATCGGAGGACACGTCTACGATTATCTTGCTATCGGGGTTTATCTTTCATCCGATGACGGTTCAAAGTGCTGGTCCAAATCCGGAGTACAGGCCAAAGGATCACAGACAAGGGCTAATTTCCGTTCGCATTCTACGGCGAAGACCGTCTCCGGAGGATATGCCATGGTCTGGAACTACCATCAGTGGGCATTGATGAGGGATCTTGTTCTCTTCACGATCAAATCATTCGATGGACAGAGGAAGATCGGTCAGGGCGGGCACTCGTATTCCACTCGTACCCCGGGAGGATGCAATACGATCTCCCCGATAGCTGGTGATGTCTCAGGTACGTCTAACCATGTGATGTGCTACATCGAGAACATGTGGGGTTGCCAGTATCAGTTCATCGACGATTTCTACGGTAACAGCGGAACGTACTACGTCGGTCAGAATGCGGTTCCTACGGACAATACCAGCAACAAAACCTCCATCACTGGATTCGCAGCTCAGGGATTCGCTACAGGGATCCTCACAGGGGACATTTCTTGGGGCCTCGGTACGAACTCGTCTGGAGACAATTCGAAGGGTTTGTGCGATTATCAATACTACTCGACATCATCCGATAGGCTCGGGGGCGTGGGTGGCGTTTCGGGCTATGTGTCGGATGGCTATGCTGGTCCTTCGTACTTGAGTGCGGCCGATGCTCTGTCGTACTCGTATGGCAGCTTCGGGGCTCGTCTGGCCTTCGTGTTTGACCTGTGA
- a CDS encoding reverse transcriptase domain-containing protein produces the protein MKATKMTKRVGNLWEKMVSYENIKQAYQNARKGKTHRPDVKKVDENPDYYIKEVQRLLVTNEYHTSEYRMFEIHEKGKTRQVADLPFFPDRIIHWALILVLHDMIMGNLIPQTYAALPGRGAHQAVMQIRKALHDEEALYYLQIDIHKYFPSIIGEILMKKLEKRVKDKDVLALCRKIIFEYPFSGLPIGNYTSQYWANFYLSELDHFMKEQFHCKWYYRYMDDIVIIGWSKAWLHRCLKKIQEIIAPWGLSIKPNWRIRPTWTGIDFVGFVSYRSIEGDVYVHLRKRTKIRMLRACRKIREKMLYGEVPTKHDRGVIASYYGCLKWCDSYYLGMKTVYPLMEYVGIENKMLEA, from the coding sequence ATGAAGGCAACGAAAATGACGAAGAGAGTAGGAAACCTCTGGGAGAAGATGGTCTCGTACGAGAACATCAAGCAAGCGTATCAGAATGCACGCAAAGGGAAGACGCATCGTCCGGATGTGAAGAAGGTCGATGAGAATCCCGATTACTACATCAAAGAGGTACAAAGACTGCTCGTTACAAACGAATACCACACCAGTGAGTACAGGATGTTCGAGATCCACGAGAAGGGAAAGACGAGACAGGTCGCCGACCTTCCCTTCTTCCCGGACAGGATAATCCATTGGGCTCTGATCCTCGTGCTCCACGATATGATTATGGGCAATCTCATTCCGCAGACATACGCAGCTCTTCCAGGAAGAGGGGCGCACCAAGCGGTAATGCAGATCCGCAAGGCATTGCATGATGAGGAGGCCCTGTATTATCTTCAGATTGACATTCACAAATACTTCCCTTCGATCATCGGTGAGATTTTGATGAAGAAGCTCGAGAAGAGGGTCAAGGACAAGGATGTCCTTGCACTGTGTCGGAAGATCATCTTCGAATATCCCTTCTCCGGGCTTCCTATCGGGAACTACACCAGTCAGTATTGGGCGAATTTCTACCTTTCAGAGCTGGATCACTTCATGAAGGAGCAGTTCCACTGCAAGTGGTACTATCGCTATATGGATGACATCGTCATCATCGGTTGGTCGAAGGCGTGGCTCCACAGGTGTTTGAAAAAAATCCAAGAGATCATCGCACCATGGGGACTGTCGATAAAACCCAACTGGCGTATCAGACCGACATGGACCGGGATCGATTTCGTCGGTTTTGTCTCTTATCGTTCTATAGAGGGGGATGTCTACGTCCATCTGAGGAAAAGGACCAAGATAAGGATGCTCCGTGCTTGCAGGAAGATCCGTGAAAAGATGCTCTACGGTGAAGTACCTACCAAGCATGACAGAGGAGTCATCGCATCATATTACGGGTGTCTTAAGTGGTGCGATTCCTATTATCTGGGTATGAAAACCGTTTATCCGCTGATGGAGTACGTCGGCATTGAGAACAAGATGTTGGAGGCATGA
- a CDS encoding 50S ribosomal protein L16, whose translation MVRKPASMYRQIKGQAYTRREYMGGVPASRISQYEMGNTRQEFPVTLTLKVKNRVQVRHTSIEAGRIAANKVLTSQAGVANYHMTVRAFPHVVLRENKLATGAGADRVSSGMRQGFGKAVGTAARLERNQAILTVRVNPDKIAVAKDALWRASMKFPSPCYVDVEKGKEFVN comes from the coding sequence ATGGTAAGAAAGCCAGCATCGATGTACAGGCAGATCAAGGGACAGGCATACACACGCCGCGAATACATGGGTGGAGTGCCTGCAAGCCGTATAAGTCAGTACGAGATGGGAAACACCAGGCAGGAGTTCCCCGTTACACTGACATTGAAAGTCAAGAACCGCGTCCAGGTAAGGCACACCTCAATCGAGGCAGGCCGTATCGCTGCAAACAAGGTTCTCACCTCCCAGGCAGGAGTCGCCAACTACCACATGACGGTAAGGGCATTCCCCCACGTCGTCCTCAGGGAGAACAAGCTCGCAACCGGCGCAGGAGCTGACCGTGTTTCGAGTGGAATGCGTCAGGGATTCGGAAAGGCGGTCGGAACAGCTGCAAGGCTCGAGCGCAACCAGGCAATCCTGACCGTCAGGGTCAACCCTGACAAGATCGCAGTAGCGAAGGACGCTCTCTGGAGAGCATCCATGAAATTCCCCTCCCCCTGCTACGTCGACGTAGAGAAGGGCAAGGAATTCGTAAACTGA
- the queC gene encoding 7-cyano-7-deazaguanine synthase QueC, translating into MSKAVVLLSGGLDSTTCMAQAIADGCEPTGLSFRYGQRHTKELTSAANVCKFYKVPHVIIDLNLSSFRSALTRDDMDVPMDREGELDEEIPVTYVPARNIVFLSIAAGLCESIDADRIYIGVNAVDYSGYPDCTPEFIKAFQHTLEVGTKAGKEGHSIQIVTPIGMDSKADIVRRGKRLGAPLHLTWSCYNGGEKACGHCDSCRLRLAGFKEAGYEDEIPYEDL; encoded by the coding sequence ATGTCTAAGGCAGTCGTCCTTCTGTCCGGTGGATTGGATTCCACCACATGCATGGCCCAGGCCATAGCGGACGGCTGCGAACCCACGGGACTGAGCTTCAGGTACGGCCAGAGGCACACCAAGGAGCTGACCTCTGCAGCAAATGTATGCAAGTTCTACAAGGTCCCGCATGTGATAATAGACCTCAATCTGAGCTCATTCCGTTCTGCTCTGACAAGGGACGATATGGATGTCCCTATGGACCGCGAGGGAGAGCTGGACGAGGAGATCCCGGTCACATACGTCCCTGCGAGGAACATAGTGTTCCTGAGCATTGCCGCAGGGCTGTGCGAATCCATCGATGCGGACAGGATCTACATCGGTGTGAATGCAGTGGACTATTCAGGATACCCCGATTGCACTCCTGAGTTCATCAAGGCATTCCAGCATACGCTGGAGGTCGGGACGAAGGCAGGAAAGGAAGGACACTCGATACAGATCGTCACCCCCATCGGCATGGACTCCAAGGCGGACATCGTCAGGAGGGGAAAGAGGCTCGGGGCGCCGCTGCACCTGACATGGTCATGCTACAACGGCGGAGAGAAGGCCTGTGGCCATTGCGATTCCTGCAGGCTAAGATTGGCCGGTTTCAAAGAGGCCGGATACGAGGATGAGATTCCCTATGAGGATCTGTGA
- the dph2 gene encoding diphthamide biosynthesis enzyme Dph2, with protein MFDFRLDDIVAWIRDGGYSSVALQLPEGLKIRATEISEYLSDKTGVDTLIVGLPCYGACDLYDYKGKTDALVHFGHSPIPSQGDDPNVMYIESRSDVTLDDSVMDSLKDLPERIGLLATVQYLGLIPVVKAILEKNGRKVSVGVGDRRIAYPGQVLGCNCSSAEAVIDDVDAFLFIGEGDFHPLAAAFGVNKDIIVLNPVTKEVRNMAETRDRILRKRFAAIQSASNAQSFLVIVCSKVGQNRSAEADRIIEKIRTHGLKAYKAVLEEINPISLMSYRVDAYVNTACPRVAMDDSAKYDRPMLTIPELDIVLGDREWADYEFDQIRP; from the coding sequence ATGTTCGATTTCAGATTGGACGACATCGTTGCTTGGATTCGCGACGGAGGATATTCCTCCGTCGCCCTCCAATTGCCCGAGGGTCTGAAGATCCGGGCGACAGAGATTTCTGAATACCTGTCCGATAAGACGGGCGTTGATACACTGATCGTGGGCCTCCCATGTTACGGGGCCTGCGATCTGTATGATTACAAGGGCAAGACAGATGCCTTGGTGCACTTCGGCCATTCGCCGATACCTTCTCAGGGTGACGACCCGAACGTAATGTACATCGAGTCGCGTTCAGACGTCACCTTGGACGATTCTGTAATGGATTCCTTAAAGGATCTTCCCGAGAGGATAGGGCTTCTGGCGACCGTCCAGTACCTTGGACTGATCCCCGTGGTGAAAGCAATCTTGGAGAAGAACGGCAGGAAAGTGTCCGTGGGTGTCGGTGACAGGAGGATCGCATATCCCGGTCAGGTCCTAGGGTGCAACTGCAGCTCGGCCGAGGCGGTCATCGACGATGTGGATGCGTTCCTGTTCATCGGGGAGGGCGATTTCCATCCGCTCGCAGCAGCATTCGGTGTGAATAAGGACATTATCGTCCTGAATCCTGTCACAAAAGAGGTCCGCAATATGGCGGAGACCAGGGACCGGATCCTGAGGAAGAGATTCGCTGCGATACAATCCGCTTCCAATGCCCAGAGCTTTTTGGTCATCGTCTGCAGCAAGGTAGGCCAGAACCGTTCCGCAGAAGCCGATAGGATCATCGAGAAGATCAGGACGCACGGTCTCAAGGCATACAAAGCGGTCCTGGAGGAGATCAATCCCATATCCCTCATGTCTTACAGGGTCGACGCATATGTGAACACGGCATGCCCGCGTGTAGCCATGGACGATTCCGCAAAGTACGACAGGCCCATGCTCACCATTCCTGAGTTAGACATAGTCCTCGGCGATAGGGAATGGGCGGATTACGAGTTCGATCAGATCAGGCCTTGA
- the mtxX gene encoding methanogenesis marker protein Mmp4/MtxX, with amino-acid sequence MFTTEALLKSELPKVRVGIGRGTDAGNVEKSVAAMKGHDVVIYDDPDLLVDDLATGKIDAAVRGDMSSSVLLPLLKKRLEVKSLERIVFLELLSGKMILMAPVGIDEGWTDPQKEELARQCVKMAKRVGLGTKVAVMSGGRCEDVGRCKAVDRSIESARNIAKQLRDEGYDAYHCQILIEDAVNNADILIAPEGITGNIIFRTLHFIGGAKALGAPVVNIDKVFIDTSRVKTDYTDSLALAMRMTEE; translated from the coding sequence ATGTTCACTACAGAGGCCCTCCTCAAGAGCGAGCTCCCGAAGGTGCGTGTCGGTATCGGACGCGGCACCGATGCGGGAAACGTCGAGAAGAGCGTAGCCGCGATGAAGGGCCATGACGTCGTGATCTACGACGATCCCGACCTTCTGGTCGATGACCTCGCCACAGGCAAGATCGATGCCGCTGTCCGCGGGGACATGTCATCGTCCGTTCTCCTCCCTCTCCTGAAGAAGAGGCTGGAGGTCAAATCCCTGGAGAGGATAGTCTTCCTGGAGCTTCTGAGCGGAAAGATGATCCTCATGGCTCCTGTCGGCATAGACGAGGGCTGGACAGACCCCCAGAAGGAAGAGCTGGCACGGCAATGCGTCAAGATGGCCAAGAGGGTAGGTCTGGGCACCAAGGTCGCCGTCATGTCCGGCGGAAGGTGCGAGGACGTAGGCAGATGCAAGGCGGTAGATAGATCGATCGAGAGTGCAAGGAACATCGCCAAGCAGCTCAGGGACGAGGGCTATGACGCATACCACTGTCAGATCCTCATCGAGGATGCGGTGAACAACGCAGACATTCTCATAGCGCCCGAAGGAATAACGGGCAACATCATATTCAGGACCCTCCATTTCATCGGAGGGGCAAAGGCGCTGGGCGCACCTGTCGTCAACATTGACAAGGTGTTCATAGACACGTCCAGGGTCAAGACGGATTACACAGATTCCCTCGCATTGGCGATGAGGATGACGGAGGAATGA
- a CDS encoding site-specific integrase, whose amino-acid sequence MKKMEWKVDMSQVNEYADFLISRSRKQNTVKEKTMVIHRLLVKLQEDGRSIRAEDIAADDILFLYKTRTNKENVCKQDLRILSRFCQHFTGKDIEKQAGLLWNRAEYERTWITPEDFKILYGAADPTDRLVLVLGAFMGLRRTEMCNIRESDICDGKITIHGKGHTEEGFVVRMKMLPQVVNEIESYRSWKRTIYCEDDYLLQSQQHHKNSYRRMAPATLNDHMRTLTIKTKVKVTTHSLRRLFATILWHELDTDLVTLKTMMRHASAATTLQCYIDAYGDKEDVARDKFTSYMAEILA is encoded by the coding sequence ATGAAGAAGATGGAATGGAAGGTCGATATGAGTCAAGTCAATGAGTATGCGGATTTTTTGATCTCAAGAAGCAGGAAACAGAATACTGTAAAGGAGAAGACCATGGTCATCCACAGGTTGCTGGTTAAGCTTCAGGAAGATGGAAGATCCATCAGAGCAGAGGACATAGCTGCGGACGACATACTCTTCCTTTACAAAACCAGGACGAATAAAGAGAACGTATGCAAGCAGGATCTAAGAATATTGTCGAGGTTCTGTCAGCATTTTACCGGGAAGGACATCGAGAAACAGGCAGGGCTCCTGTGGAACCGGGCAGAGTACGAACGCACATGGATCACTCCCGAGGACTTCAAGATCCTCTATGGAGCTGCGGATCCGACTGATAGGTTGGTGCTCGTTCTCGGTGCATTCATGGGTCTCCGGAGGACGGAGATGTGTAACATCAGAGAATCGGACATCTGCGACGGGAAAATCACGATCCACGGAAAAGGGCACACCGAGGAGGGCTTCGTCGTCAGGATGAAAATGCTGCCACAGGTAGTCAATGAGATCGAGTCATACCGGAGCTGGAAAAGGACGATCTACTGCGAGGACGACTACCTCCTTCAATCGCAGCAGCATCATAAGAACAGTTATAGAAGGATGGCCCCGGCGACATTGAACGATCACATGAGGACGCTCACCATCAAGACCAAGGTCAAGGTCACCACCCACTCTCTCCGGAGACTCTTCGCAACAATATTATGGCATGAGTTGGACACGGATCTCGTGACGTTGAAGACCATGATGAGGCACGCAAGTGCGGCTACAACGCTGCAGTGCTACATCGATGCTTATGGAGACAAAGAGGATGTGGCAAGAGATAAGTTCACGAGTTACATGGCCGAGATCCTCGCGTAA
- a CDS encoding 6-pyruvoyl tetrahydropterin synthase family protein, with amino-acid sequence MYLEIDGGYGGIRFSACHFIPRHEKCSRLHGHSYIVRLRLEGEIGEEGMIMDFVVLKKKLKEMIDEVDHKTLLPTKSEDVHLTVTDESVEAICDGKRYVFPRMDVTLLDIPTTTAEEMSRMMAERMARELTFPPNVKSVSIGLDEERGQTAWYTKVL; translated from the coding sequence ATGTATCTAGAGATTGATGGAGGATACGGGGGCATAAGGTTCTCAGCATGCCATTTCATCCCCAGGCACGAGAAGTGCTCCAGGCTGCACGGACATTCATACATAGTCCGTCTCAGACTCGAAGGGGAGATTGGAGAAGAGGGCATGATAATGGATTTCGTTGTCCTCAAGAAGAAGCTGAAGGAGATGATCGACGAGGTCGATCACAAGACCCTCCTTCCCACCAAGTCCGAGGACGTCCACCTTACTGTTACCGATGAGTCCGTAGAGGCCATCTGCGACGGGAAGAGGTATGTTTTCCCCAGGATGGACGTCACATTATTGGACATCCCCACCACAACGGCCGAGGAGATGTCGAGGATGATGGCCGAGCGCATGGCCAGGGAACTCACCTTCCCGCCCAACGTGAAGTCAGTATCAATCGGACTGGACGAGGAGCGCGGCCAGACCGCATGGTACACGAAGGTGCTCTGA